Proteins from one Dama dama isolate Ldn47 chromosome 12, ASM3311817v1, whole genome shotgun sequence genomic window:
- the LOC133066855 gene encoding olfactory receptor 4F3/4F16/4F29-like produces MDEANQSVVSEFVLLGLTNSWEIQLLLFVFSSTLCVASMMGNSLIILTVTCDPHLHSPMYFLLANLSFIDLGVSSVTSPKMIYDLFRKHKVISFRGCIAQIFFIHIVGGVEMVLLIAMAFDRYVAICRPLPYLTIMNPRMCISFLVAAWIIGFIHSMVQLPFVVNLPFCGPNVLDSFYCDLPRLIKLACIDTYQLEFMVMANSGFISIGSIFILIISYIVIILTVQKHSSGSSSKALSTLSAHITAVALFFGPLIFIYTWPFPSTHLDKFLAIFYAVLTPFLNPVIYTFRNQEMKVAMRRVCRQLVSYRKTTLVMPVL; encoded by the coding sequence ATGGATGAAGCAAATCAGTCTGTGGTGTCAGAGTTTGTGCTTCTGGgactcaccaactcctgggagaTCCAGCTACTCCTCTTTGTGTTCTCATCCACACTTTGTGTGGCAAGCATGATGGGAAACTCCCTCATTATACTCACTGTGACTTGTGACCCTCACTTACACTCCCCCATGTACTTTCTGTTGGCCAACCTCTCTTTCATTGACCTGGGAGTTTCTTCTGTCACTTCTCCTAAGATGATTTATGACCTTTTCAGAAAGCATAAAGTCATCTCCTTTAGAGGCTGCATCGctcaaatcttctttatccacatcGTTGGTGGTGTGGAGATGGTGCTGCTCATAGCCATGGCCTTTGACAGATATGTTGCAATATGTAGGCCTCTCCCTTATCTGACCATCATGAACCCTAGAATGTGCATCTCCTTTTTAGTGGCTGCCTGGATAATAGGCTTTATCCACTCCATGGTTCAGCTGCCTTTTGTGGTAAACTTACCCTTCTGTGGCCCAAATGTGTTGGACAGCTTTTATTGTGACCTTCCTCGGTTGATCAAACTTGCCTGCATAGACACCTACCAACTAGAGTTTATGGTCATGGCCAACAGTGGATTCATCTCTATTGGCTCCATCTTCATTCTGATCATTTCCTACATTGTCATCATTCTCACCGTTCAGAAACACTCTTCAGGCAGTTCATCTAAGGCTCTGTCCACACTTTCAGCTCACATCACTGCAGTAGCTCTGTTCTTTGGTCCTTTGATTTTTATCTATACATGGCCATTTCCTTCCACACATCTGGATAAGTTTTTGGCCATCTTTTATGCAGTTCTCACTCCTTTCCTGAATCCAGTCATTTATACATTCAGGAATCAAGAAATGAAAGTGGCAATGAGGAGAGTATGCAGACAGTTAGTGAGTTATAGAAAGACCACTTTAGTGATGCCTGTATTGTGA